From the genome of Vigna angularis cultivar LongXiaoDou No.4 chromosome 11, ASM1680809v1, whole genome shotgun sequence, one region includes:
- the LOC108333744 gene encoding eugenol synthase 1, with protein MEGMKSKIVVFGGTGYIGKYLVKASVSLGHPTFVYTRSLNSQTSSSKIQLCKEFSHMGVTLVQGELEHEQILKVIEKVDIVICALPYPQVMEQLKIIEAIKVAGNIKRFLPSDFGVEEDRVNPLPPFQAFLDKKRKIRREIEASNIPFTYISANCFGAYFVNYLIRPHEENNHTIVYGNGHAKAVLNYEEDIAMYSIKVADDPRTCNRVVIYRPSKNIVSQNDLISLWEQKTGKNFIKEFVSEEEIINLSRTLPSPHNIPVSILHSVFVKGDLMNFELGKDDLEASELYPDYNYTSIDQLLDIFLVHPLPPASAAFE; from the exons ATGGAGGGAATGAAGAGTAAGATAGTTGTATTTGGAGGAACTGGTTATATTGGGAAGTACTTGGTGAAGGCAAGTGTTTCTTTAGGACATCCAACTTTTGTGTATACTCGTTCTCTTAATTCACAAACTTCTTCTTCAAAGATACAACTTTGCAAGGAGTTCAGCCACATGGGAGTTACCCTTGTCCAA GGAGAACTTGAGCATGAGCAGATTTTGAAAGTGATTGAAAAGGTAGACATTGTGATATGTGCACTTCCATACCCTCAAGTGATGGAGCAACTCAAAATCATAGAAGCTATCAAAGTTGCTGGTAATATTAAG AGATTTCTTCCATCGGATTTTGGGGTGGAAGAAGATAGAGTAAACCCTCTTCCTCCATTTCAAGCTTTCCttgataagaaaagaaaaattagaaggGAAATTGAAGCATCTAATATCCCTTTTACCTATATCTCTGCAAATTGCTTTGGTGCATACtttgttaattatttgattCGTCCTCACGAAGAAAACAATCATACTATTGTTTATGGCAATGGTCATGCCAAAG CTGTGCTAAACTATGAAGAAGATATTGCCATGTACTCCATTAAAGTAGCAGATGATCCAAGAACATGCAATCGTGTTGTTATTTATCGACCCTCTAAGAACATTGTATCACAAAATGATTTGATATCATTGTGGGAACAGAAAACTGGAAAGAATTTTATCAAAGAATTTGTATCTGAGGAAGAGATTATCAATCTATCACGGA CATTACCTTCTCCACATAATATTCCAGTTTCTATTCTCCATAGTGTGTTTGTTAAAGGAGACCTCATGAACTTTGAGTTAGGGAAAGATGATCTCGAAGCTTCAGAGTTATATCCTGATTACAACTATACCTCCATTGATCAACTTCTTGATATTTTTCTTGTTCATCCTTTGCCTCCTGCATCTGCTGCTTTTGAATGA